The segment GCTTCAGCCCCGACGCGTCGCGGTCCCGGACCGGCGGCGGCCTTGGCTGCCAGGCGGCCTCATTCACTCGGAGGGGGGTCCTCGGCGTTGGCCAGACGGCGCATGACGCCGTCGGTGATGTCCTCCCCTGATTCACCGAGGTCCCAGGCGTCGGAGCGAGACGCGTTGGACACCCAGAAGACGAACGCGTCTCCGTCGCGTTGGCGGGAGATCCATCCGGAGGAGTAGTCGTTTCCGCCGTCGTGCCATAGGACGTCGGAGTCCTCCGAGTCGGCGCCCCAACCGTAGGCGTAGTACGTGGAGTCGGGCTCCTCTCGCACCGTGGGAAGGAACAGTTGTTCCTTGGCCTCGGTGTCCAGCACCGTGTCGCCCATCAGTGCGACGTGCCACCGGAACATGTCGTGAGCCGTGGACAACAGGCCGCCGTTGCCGTGGAGGTTCCAGTAGGGGCCGTCCTCGTCCCACGGCCGTTCGTACGGGCGCCCCTGAGCCTGCCCCTCTTCGTCGTACTCAACGGCGACCTGATCCTCGGACCAGTCGGGCAGCACGTAGCCGGTGTCCGTCATGCCGGCGGGCTCGAAGAGGTTCTCCGCCAGGTACTCCTCATAGGTCATACCGGACGCCTCCTCGATGATCAGGGCGAGAAGGCTGTAACCGACGTTGGAGTACTGGTAGGTGTCCCCAGGACTCTCCAATCGCTCCGCCGTGAACGCCCGCGCCACCAGCTCGTCTCGGGTCAGCGGTTCTTCGTCGCGCCCCAGGGACTCCGGTAGCCTGGATGTGTGCGTGAGGAGTTGATCGATGGTGATCTCGGCCTGGTCCGTGGGGACGGAGTCCAGGTGGTCGGTGATCGAATCGGAGACGCCGAGTTCGCCCTGTGACTGGAGCGCGAGGATGCCAGCCGCGGTGAACTGCTTGGTCATGGACATCGTGTCGTAGACGGTGTCGCAGGTGGCGTCGGTGGCCGCTTCGCGGTCGGCCTGTCCCCACGCGTGACACAGGATCTTCTCGTCGCCGATCGCGGCCACCAACGTGCCGCTGCTTCCGTCCGGTAGCTCCTCGTCCAAGAACGGTTGAATGGTTTCCGGCCCACCCACCGCGCACCCCAGAGGGACGAGCAGAACGAGAGCGGGCACGGCCAGCAGCGGAGGCCCATACCAACCACGTCCGAAGTTCTTCGCCGCCACGCCGTGCCGCCTTTCTTCGCACCGAGTATCGAGGGGTGACCAGACATCTCCGTCAAAGCACTCAGGTGAAGTAAGAACGGCGTCACCACTGGGCCTCGGTCAGGAGTTCGGGAAGGTCGGGATTGCTCCAGCGGTCGACGATCAGGATCTGCTCGTCGGGGACGTACCACACGTCCTGGGTGTAGGTGCTCTGCCCTCCGCCGTCCGCGCAGGGGAACTCGACCGTGTGGTGCTCGGCGTCGCGCCCACCCAGACTGACGGTCTCCACGGAGGATCCGCGCCCGGAGTCGACCAACTGGGCGGGGCACGGTTCGATCTCGGTTCCGGCGTGGAATCCCTGGTCCGGGTTGTACCACCCGAGCTCGATCGCCGCGGGGCCCAACACCGCGACGTGCGGACACGCGTCGACGTCCCCGCTCCACTCCCAGGAGGCCCCTTCCGCACAGCCCGGCCCGGTCTCGGGGACGAGCACCACCCAGTCGTCGGTGCCCGCGTCGCGCAGGTCGGCGGTGGTGAAGGAATCGGTCCGCGGGTAGACGCCCCAGGACTCCGGTACGGGAAGTGTCATGCCCCGATAGTCCGCGTCCTGGGTGGCGGCCTCGTCCGCGTCCTCGTCCTCATCGTTTCCGGAGTTCTCGCCGTTGTCAGTGTCCTCGCCATCGTCGGAGTCCTCGCCGGCCCCTTCCCCGTCCGGGTCGGGGGCCTCCTGCTCGGGGGCGGCCTCTCCCGGCTCCTCGGCGCCGTCGTCGGACACGAGAGCGTAGCCGCCGGTCGCCAGGGCCGGCGGCGACGATCGATCCGACTCCGATGGCGACCTTGGCACCGAGGGAGATCCCGGTGGCGGTGCCACCCGCGCCGGTCATGCCGCCGATCTGCCCACCGGCCGCGCCACCGGAGGCGGTGGCCGCGGGCGGACTCGCGGCCACCGGGCCTCCCTTCAGTGGTACTCCTCCTCGCATGAGCGCGGTGAGTCCGGCCGTCGCTCCCGCGGCCGCGACACCGGATCCGAGCGCGGCCCAGGCACGTGGATCGTGGCCGGCGGCGTCGAACCCGGTCCAGGCGCGCGCGAGCGTGGTCACGAGCCGGCCGCGCTCCTCCTGCGTGGCGGGAACGGTGTCGATCTCGTCCACGGAGAGCACCTCGACGGTGGGCGCGGCCATCCGCAGGCTCTCCCGGAAGCACTCGACCGCCGTGGGCCGGTCCACGGCGTCCCCCGACAGGGCGCGCTCGACGAGCTCGCGCAGGTCGTCGGGGACGCCGGTGAGGTCGTACTGCCCGGAGCGCACTCGACGCAGGACGTCCTGGGTCTCGCCGCGGCCGAACGGCGGTCGGCCGGTGGCCGCGAACGCGACCATCCCGCCCCAGGCGAACACGTCGCCCGCGGTGGAGGAGGGTTCTCCGGCGAGGCGTTCCGGTGGCAGGTATCCCGGAGTTCCGTGGACGCCCTGCTCCGGCGTGGACTCGGTGGCACCGCGCGCGATGCCGAAGTCCAGGATCTTCGGCCCGTCCGGGGACAGGATGACGTTGCCCGGCTTGATGTCGCGGTGGATCACGTCGGCGTCGTGGATGGCCCCGATGGCCTCCGCGGTTCCCGCGGCGAAGGCGTGCAGCGTCGGCCCGGCGAGGGGGCCGAACTCGCGCACGTGTTCGCTCAGGGTGTGGCCGGGAACGAATTCGGTCGCCATCCACGGCTGTTCCGCGTGGGGGTCGGCGCCGAGGAACGCGGGCACGCATTCCGCGTCGAGCCCACGCAGCAGGTCGACCTCACGCTCGAACCGTTCGCGGTATTCGGCTTGTTCGGCGAATTCCGGATGAATGACCTTGACCGCGACACACTGTCCGGTCCCGTCAAGCGCTCCGTACACCACACCCATTCCACCGGCACCCAGTCGGCCGATCACCTCGAAGGGACCGATCGTCCGCGGATCGGCTTCCTCCAGTTCGGCGAGTTCCTCCGGCAGGGGCGTGGGCTGGTCAACCATGACAGCGCCTCCCCACGCGAATCGTGTGTCCGTTATTGGGACGCGTCCCTGGGGTGTTTGGTTTCCTTCGCCGCGGCCTTGTACCACGCGCCGGGGTTCGTGATCGCCGTATTCGTCGCCCATGGGAAAGGCCCCCGCAGGGTGACCTGCGGGGGCCTTTCTCTACTGAGTGCAGAATTGGCCGGATGAGGCCACCATCAATGGCTTCATCCGGAATTGGTTACATTCCTGGGGTCGTTCCGATGCCTTTACGGCGGCGCACCATGAGGGCCGTTCCGGTGGCGGTGAGGGCCACGGCGGCGAGCACGATCGCGAGGATCCCGGGGCCGGTCTGGGGCAGGCCGCCTCCGCCGCCGGCTCCGTCGCCCGGACCCTGCTTGTCGTCACCGTCGCCCCACAGGTCCACGTCCTCCGACGTGGTCAGGGTGATGGTGACGGGGTCGAGCGCGTCGCCCTCCATGTAGAAGTGATCGAAGGCGGGCACGCCGTCGCTGGTCAACTCGGCGGGGATGTCCTCCCAGACGATGAGGTCGCCGTCGATGTCGGCGTCGCTGACCTCGAGGTCGGCGAGCGCGACGTCGGGGTAGTCGACGAGTTCACCCTCGATGAGTCCCCGGCTGGTGACGTCCGCGAAGAGGGTTCCGTCGGCACCGTCGAACTCGACGCGGGGGTCGCTCAGGGTGAGTTCCAGTTCGGGGCCGGACCCGTAGTCGTGGCCGTCGAACAGGACGGTCCCGCCGAACGAGAGGTCCGCCGTCGGCGGGGTGAGCGCGCCCTCGGTGTAGCGGAAGGCGAAGGTGCCGTCGTCGTTACGGCGGGCGTCGTCGGAGACGGAGATGCTGCCCTCGGCGATGTCGCCCTCGATGTAGGTGCGGAAGGACTCCTTCACGCCCCAGTCGATGCGGCCATCGACGATGTCCCCGGTCTCGGGGATCGGGTCTTCGTCCTCGTCACCGTTGCCGTTGCCGTCGCCGCCGGGCTGGGTCGTGGTGGCGAAGGAGAAGGGGTCCATCGGGTCCCCCTCGTCGTAGAAGTCCGCGAATCCCTCCACGGCCTCGGCGTGGAGGGAGCCCGCCTCGCTGTCGAAGGAGAAGGCGTCGTCGTCGAAGGTCGCGTCCACGCCGTCCAGTTCCGCGACGGCGACCGTGCCGAACTCGACCAAGTCGCCCGGCGGGATGGAGGGGTCGGCACCGTTGAACTCGCGGCTGGAGAGGTCGGCGTAGACGGTCGCGCCGTCCTCGTCACCCTCGACCCGCGGGTTGGCGACGTGGACCTCGAGCACGGGGCCGGATCCGTAGTCGTGGCCCTCGAAGGCCACCGAGCCGGAGAACTGGACCGAGAACTCACCGGAGTCGCTGTCGGCGGTACCGGACTCGACCGGCCAGGCGAAGGTGCCGTCGTCGTTCCGCGACGCCCCCTCCGACGGAGTGATCTCCCCGTCGGCGACCGGACTCCCGAGGTAGTTGCGGAAGGACTCCTTCACACCCCAGTCACCGGAACCGTCGACGATCTCGCGCTCGCCGCCCTCGTCGTCGGAGTCCTCGCCCTGAGCGAAGCTCACCGGCGTCGCGACGTCCTGGGACCGGTCGGTGATGGCGGTGTGGTCGTTGGCCACCAGTACGTAGCACTGGTCCTCCAGACAGTCCACGACCTCCTGGTCCTCGGCGCCGTCCTCGCCTTCCTCGTCGTCGCCGTCACCAAGCGTGTAGCTGCCGACGACCTCGATCTCGGCGGTGAACGTGCCGTCGTCGTCGATGGCGTCGGCGCGGATCCACGCCTGTGCCGCGCCGGGGGCCTGCCCCGACGGGGCCTCCCCTTCCTCGGGGAGGGTCGCGGTGAGCATGGCGTAGACGCCCTGGTCCGGGGCGAAGCCGGTGCCGGTCACCTCGACCGTCTCGCCCTCGGGGTCCAGGTCGGTGGACTTGGAGAGTTCCACGCTGGGGCCGTCCGGGTCGGTCTCCCCTCCTCCGTCGTCGGAGTCGAGGGACGCGGTGAACGCGAAGGGGTCCATGGCGTCCCCGGCGTCGTAGAACTCGGCGAAGCCGGCCACCGCCTCCTCGCGCAGGCTGCCGGACTCGGTGGTCACGGTCAGCGTGTCCTCGGCGACGGCGACGTCCACGCCGTCCAGGTCGGCGACGGCGACCGTTCCGTAGTCGACCATCTCGCCCGGTGGGATGTTCGGGTCGGCGCCGTGGAACTCGCGGCTGGAGAGGTCGGCGTAGACGGTGGCACCGTCCTCGTCGCCCTCGACCCGCGGGTTGGCGACGTGGACCTCGAGGACCGCGCCCTGGCCGTAATCGTGGCCCTCGAAGGCCACCGAGCCGGAGAACTGGACGGTGAACTCACCGGACTCCGCGTCGGCGGTACCGGAGTCGAGGGGCCAGGCGAAGGTGCCGTCGTCGTTCCGCGACGCGCCTTCGGACGGAGTGACCTCACCGTCGGCGATCGGGCCGCCGACGTAGTTGCGGAAGGACTCCTTCACGCCCCAGTCACCGGATCCCTCGAGGGCGGTGTCCGCGGACGCGGCGGGCGCGAACGTGAACAGCCCAGCGGCGGCGACGCTCGCCGCGGCGAAGCCGGCCAGGCCGACACGGCCGGCACGGCCGCGCCGAGAGGATTGCGGGGGTCTCATCTCTGCGTGTGCTCCTGTCAGTGCTGCGAGGGTAGGGGGTGGATTGGGCCGGCGGGGTCAGCGCGTGGTCGACCGGCGACGGGCGAGGCGCATGGTCGCGCCACCGGCGACGCAGGCCGCGGTGGCGACCGCGACGAGGCCGGCGAGCGCCGCGCCGGTCCGCGGCAGCGACCCCGACGAGCCGGACCCCGATGGACCCGCCCCTCCGTTCGCGCTGTTCGGGCCACCGCCGGCGTCGGAATCGTCCCCGGATCCGCCGGAACCTTCCGATCCACCCGAACCATCTTGACCGGCGAAGGTCACGGGCACGAATACGTCCTGGCCGCGGTCGCTTCCGCGTGTGTGGTCGTTGCGGGTCGCGACGGCGCACTCGGTGCCGGAGTCCAGGCAGTCGGTGAACTCGTCGGCGGCCTGGACGCGGAGTTGGACGGTGAAGCCGCCGTCGGTGCCGCTGCCGTCGTAGGGTTCCGCGAGTCCCTCACCGTAGGGCGGGGGGTTGGAGGAGATCCACACGGAGTGGCCGCCTTCGCCCTCCATGTCGACGCCGCCGAGGCAGGGGCTGGGCGGCTGGGAGGAGCTGGCGCCGGAGACGTCGCAGAGGGCGACGTAGATGCCCTTGCTGGTGTCGTAGCCGGATCCGGTGACGGTCACGGTCTCGCCGTCGGGGTCGAGATCCGAGGTCTTGGAGACGGAGAGTTCCTGCCCGCCGGACCCCTCCTCCTCACGCGGGGAGGCCGGGGCGTTGGCGGGGGACTCGGCGCCGGAGGAGTCGGCGGGCGGGTCGGAGTCGCCGGGCGCGGCTGGGCTCGCGGGGGCCGCGGCGGGCTGGGCCGCGGCGAACTGGAGGGGGAGCCGCGCCGGATCGGTCGGGACGCTCGCGGCGACCGTGTCCGCAGCCGGGTCTTCCTCGGCCGGGTCCTCGTCGGGCGACCACACGCGGAGTTCGAAGGGGTCCGTCTCGGGGTCGAAGCCGGCGTCGTGGGCGAAGTCGGTGGCGACGTCGAGGTCGGTGCTGAACACGCCCCGCGCGTCCACGTCGATGTCCACGGTGCGTTCCGCGTCGGGCGCTCCGTCGGGCGGGGGCGGACCGTCCTCGGGGATCTCGCCGTGCCCTTCCGGCAGTACCCAGAGCTGGACGCGGACGGTGGCGTGGGGCGTGTACCCGGTGCCGACGACGGTGACTTCGTCCCCGGTCGGGTCCAGGTCCTGGTCGCGGTCGACCGCGGTGAGGACCTCGCGGTCCGGCGTCGCGTCCGTTTCGGTGCGCGAGGTTTCGGGCGGCTCCGCCTCTCCCGTCGCGCCGTGGGCGGCGGGGGCCAGGAGGAAGACTCCGGCCGCCGCGATACCGGCCGTGGCGGTTCTGGCTAGGCGGCGCATGTGCCCTCCCGTCGTGCACGAGAGGTGAACGCACTGTTCAGAGGAATCACGGGGGCTCCGTTCCCGTCGGAGAACAGGGGTGGTCGGCGACCGGGAGGAACCGGCGCACCCGCTCGGACGGAAGGTCTGAATAGGTTAGGCTTACCAACGAGAATTAGGTTCACCTAAGTTGCGGCGGTAAGCCTAACCTAATTCCGGACAATACGGAAGTGACCCCCTCATGTCTCCTTCGCCCCGGAACGCGCGGCGCTCCGTCGCCGTCGCGCTCCTCCTCCCGGTGCTCGGACTGCTCGGTTGCGTTCCCACCGTGGAACCCGACGACGAATCCGGGACGGCCTCCTCGGACGTCCCCGAACTGGCGGAGAACCGCACCCAACCCCTCGACGAGACGGCGGACCCGGAGCTCCCGGTGACCGTCCCCTCCGTCGACCTCGACTCCGTGGCCAGTGGCGCCGACGCCGAGGAACTCACCTACGAGGACGTCGAGGTCACCGACACCAGCCGGATCCTCCCGCTCACCGGAATGATCGCCGAGGTGGTGTTCACGCTGGGGCTCGGCGACAACGTCGTCGGACGCGACGCGGCGGCGGACTTCGTCGAGGCGGAGGACCTCCCCGTCGTCAGTGAGGGACACGACGTCTCCCCCGAGAACGCCCTCGCCCAAGAACCGACCGTCATCCTGGCCGACACCTGGACCGGGCCGCCCGAGGCACTCGACCAGCTCCAGGCCTCGGGGATTCCGCTCGTGATCCTGGAGGAGGCCTGGACGTTCGACGACATGTACCCCCGGTTCGAACGCGTCGCGGAGGCGCTGGGGGTGCCCGAGCTCGGGACGCGGCTGGTGGAACGCACCCAGAGCCAGATGGAGGAGGTGGGCGAGAACGCCCCCACCGGGGACCCCCTCTCGGTGGCGTTCCTCTACCTCCGCGGCACCGCCGGCGTGTACCTGCTCGGCGGCCGGGGCTCCGGGGCGGACGCGCTGATCGAGGAGGTCGGCGCCGTGGACGCCGGTGTGGAGATCGGACTGGAGGAGCCCTTCACCCCGATCACCACCGAGGCGCTCATCTCGGCCCAACCCGACGTCCTCCTCGTGATGTCCAACGGCCTGGAGTCGGTCGGTGGCGTGGACGGCCTGGCCGAGATTCCCGGCATCGCCCAGACCCCCGCGGGTCAGGAGGGGCGCGTCATCGACATGCCCGACGGCGTGCTGCTGAACTACGGCCCTCGGACGCCCCAGGTCGTCGCGGCACTCGCCGAGGAGCTCTACGGCGCGGACGAGGACACCGACGGCGGCGACACCACCGGCGCGGAGGACGGCCAGTGACCCTGCGCGTCGCGGATCGCGCGTCCGAATCCCCCCAACGCCACCTCCGCGGACCCGCAGTCCTCACCACGCTGGCGGTCGGGCTGGTGGCGGTGGCCGTGGTCGCCTCGGGGTTAGGGGCCTACCCCGTCCCGCCCGCCGAGGTCCTCGGATCCATCCTGCACCGCGCCGGCCTGGATCTGGGCCCCCGACCAGACCAGGTCGCCGAGACCGTCCTGTGGGAGGTGCGGTTCCCCCGCGTCCTGCTCGCGTTGGGCGTGGGAGCCGCTCTGGGCTGCGCGGGGGCCATGATGCAGGGCATCTTCGGCAACCCGCTCGCCGAGCCCGGCGTCATCGGTATCTCCTCGGGCGCCGCCGTGGGCGCGATCCTCGTCATCTTCAGCGGGCTGTCCGTGCTGGGCTACTGGACCATCATCGCCTCGGGGTTCGTGTTCGGGCTGGCCACAACACTGTTCGTCTATCTCTTCGCCCGTTCCCAGGGACGCACCGAGGTCGTCACTCTCCTGCTCACCGGCATCGCCGTCAACGCGGTGGCGGGCGCGGCCATCGGGCTGATGATCAACTTTTCGCAGAGCGCCGAGATCCAGTCGATCACCTTCTGGCAGCTCGGCAGCGTCGGCGCCGCGAACTGGCCCAAGGTCTGGGCGCTGCTGCCGTGCCTCGCCCTGGGCTTCCTCGCCGTCCCGATCTACGCGCGACGACTAGATCTGTTGGCGCTCGGCGAGGGGTCGGCCCGACACCTCGGCGTCAACGTCGAACGGATGCGGTTGTGGCTCATCGTCGCCCTCGCATTGCTGACCTCGGCGGCGGTGGCGTTCGCCGGCATCGTGAGCTTCGTCGGCCTCGTCGTCCCCCACATCGTCCGCATGCTGGCCGGCCCCGGCCACCGGGTGCTGCTGCCGGCCAGCGTCCTCGGCGGTGCGTTGCTCGTGGCCGCCGACCTCGCCGCGCGCACGGTCGCGGCCCCGGCGGAGATCCCGCTCGGGGTCGTCACCGCCCTCATCGGCGGCCCCTTCTTCTTCTGGCTACTGCGCCGGGCCCGTGGACGTCAGGGAGGGTGGGCGTGAGAACACTGTCACGGATGGCGCGCGAGGCGCTCAGCCGCGCCGGGCTCCGCTTCGCCGGCCCACCCCCCGCCACCACGCCCGGCGAGACGGTGCTGAGCGCCCACGGCGTCACGGTCCGCTACGGGTCACACACCGTGCTCGACGACGTGGACATCGACATCACCGCCGGCGAGCTCGTCTGCCTGGTGGGGCCGAACGGCGCGGGCAAGAGCACACTGCTCTCAGTGCTCAGCGGCGACACCGGCCGATCGGCGCGGGGCGGCGCCGTACTCCTGCACGGTCGGCCGATCCAGGAGTTCACGGCCGCGGAACTCGCGCTGCGCCGCTCCGTTCTGTCGCAGGACCACGCGGTCAGTTTCCCGTTCCCGGTGGGCGAGATCGTCGCCATGGGGAGGGCCCCCTGGGCTGGGCTCCGCTCCCCAGAGGAGGACGAGTCGATCGTCGCCCGGGCGATGGAAGCGACGGATATCACACACCTCGCGCACCGCCGCTTCCCGACCCTGTCGGGTGGCGAACGGGCGCGGGTCGCGCTGGCTCGGGTCATCGCCCAGGAAGCCCCGGTGACGCTGTGGGACGAGCCGACCGCGGCCCTGGACATCCGACACCAGGAGATGGTGCTGCGCATGGCCCGCGAGCACACGCGGCGGGGGGACGCCGTGGTCGTGGTTCTCCACGATCTGGATCTGGCTGCTGCCTATGCGGACAGAGTCGCGATAGTCTCCGATGCGAGGATCGCCGCGTTCGGCGCTCCGGAGAAGGTCTTTACGGCACCGTTACTCGGCCGGGTGTATCAACAGGACGTCGAAATCGTGTCCCACCCCCGCACCGGTATTCCGCTGGTTCAGCCAGTCCGGGAGGGGGTAACCCCGCCGGGGATCACGTAACTCCACGGGTAGGTGAGATGACCTCAACAGCCGATCGGTACGTGGGTCGCCGACGGTACGGGGGAGACGGCCGATACGGCTCCCCCCGCGAGCCACGCACCGGGGGCGACTACGTCCGCGGTGCGGTCCGCGTCTTCGGTGAGCTGCTGTTCACCGCGGGCGTGATCATGCTGCTGTTCGCCGGGTACCAGGTCTACGGCAAGCAGTTCGCGACCAACGCCGAACAGGACCGGCTCGTCCAGGCGATGAACGACGGCTTCGAGGGCGACGTCGAGGCCGAGCCGCTGCCCGGTGAGGCCCACAGCCGCATGTACCTGCCGACTCTCGGCATGGACTGGGTCGTCGTCAACGGCGTCACCCAGGCCGACATCGAGTACGGCCCCGGACACTATCCCGGTACCGCGAACCCCGGCGAGATCGGCAACTACGCGATCGCCGGCCACCGCGTGCCCGCTGTCTTCTGGGACGC is part of the Spiractinospora alimapuensis genome and harbors:
- a CDS encoding serine hydrolase domain-containing protein, with protein sequence MAAKNFGRGWYGPPLLAVPALVLLVPLGCAVGGPETIQPFLDEELPDGSSGTLVAAIGDEKILCHAWGQADREAATDATCDTVYDTMSMTKQFTAAGILALQSQGELGVSDSITDHLDSVPTDQAEITIDQLLTHTSRLPESLGRDEEPLTRDELVARAFTAERLESPGDTYQYSNVGYSLLALIIEEASGMTYEEYLAENLFEPAGMTDTGYVLPDWSEDQVAVEYDEEGQAQGRPYERPWDEDGPYWNLHGNGGLLSTAHDMFRWHVALMGDTVLDTEAKEQLFLPTVREEPDSTYYAYGWGADSEDSDVLWHDGGNDYSSGWISRQRDGDAFVFWVSNASRSDAWDLGESGEDITDGVMRRLANAEDPPPSE
- a CDS encoding serine/threonine-protein kinase — its product is MVDQPTPLPEELAELEEADPRTIGPFEVIGRLGAGGMGVVYGALDGTGQCVAVKVIHPEFAEQAEYRERFEREVDLLRGLDAECVPAFLGADPHAEQPWMATEFVPGHTLSEHVREFGPLAGPTLHAFAAGTAEAIGAIHDADVIHRDIKPGNVILSPDGPKILDFGIARGATESTPEQGVHGTPGYLPPERLAGEPSSTAGDVFAWGGMVAFAATGRPPFGRGETQDVLRRVRSGQYDLTGVPDDLRELVERALSGDAVDRPTAVECFRESLRMAAPTVEVLSVDEIDTVPATQEERGRLVTTLARAWTGFDAAGHDPRAWAALGSGVAAAGATAGLTALMRGGVPLKGGPVAASPPAATASGGAAGGQIGGMTGAGGTATGISLGAKVAIGVGSIVAAGPGDRRLRSRVRRRRRGAGRGRPRAGGPRPGRGRGRRGLRRWRGH
- a CDS encoding HtaA domain-containing protein, with protein sequence MRPPQSSRRGRAGRVGLAGFAAASVAAAGLFTFAPAASADTALEGSGDWGVKESFRNYVGGPIADGEVTPSEGASRNDDGTFAWPLDSGTADAESGEFTVQFSGSVAFEGHDYGQGAVLEVHVANPRVEGDEDGATVYADLSSREFHGADPNIPPGEMVDYGTVAVADLDGVDVAVAEDTLTVTTESGSLREEAVAGFAEFYDAGDAMDPFAFTASLDSDDGGGETDPDGPSVELSKSTDLDPEGETVEVTGTGFAPDQGVYAMLTATLPEEGEAPSGQAPGAAQAWIRADAIDDDGTFTAEIEVVGSYTLGDGDDEEGEDGAEDQEVVDCLEDQCYVLVANDHTAITDRSQDVATPVSFAQGEDSDDEGGEREIVDGSGDWGVKESFRNYLGSPVADGEITPSEGASRNDDGTFAWPVESGTADSDSGEFSVQFSGSVAFEGHDYGSGPVLEVHVANPRVEGDEDGATVYADLSSREFNGADPSIPPGDLVEFGTVAVAELDGVDATFDDDAFSFDSEAGSLHAEAVEGFADFYDEGDPMDPFSFATTTQPGGDGNGNGDEDEDPIPETGDIVDGRIDWGVKESFRTYIEGDIAEGSISVSDDARRNDDGTFAFRYTEGALTPPTADLSFGGTVLFDGHDYGSGPELELTLSDPRVEFDGADGTLFADVTSRGLIEGELVDYPDVALADLEVSDADIDGDLIVWEDIPAELTSDGVPAFDHFYMEGDALDPVTITLTTSEDVDLWGDGDDKQGPGDGAGGGGGLPQTGPGILAIVLAAVALTATGTALMVRRRKGIGTTPGM
- a CDS encoding cell wall protein → MRRLARTATAGIAAAGVFLLAPAAHGATGEAEPPETSRTETDATPDREVLTAVDRDQDLDPTGDEVTVVGTGYTPHATVRVQLWVLPEGHGEIPEDGPPPPDGAPDAERTVDIDVDARGVFSTDLDVATDFAHDAGFDPETDPFELRVWSPDEDPAEEDPAADTVAASVPTDPARLPLQFAAAQPAAAPASPAAPGDSDPPADSSGAESPANAPASPREEEGSGGQELSVSKTSDLDPDGETVTVTGSGYDTSKGIYVALCDVSGASSSQPPSPCLGGVDMEGEGGHSVWISSNPPPYGEGLAEPYDGSGTDGGFTVQLRVQAADEFTDCLDSGTECAVATRNDHTRGSDRGQDVFVPVTFAGQDGSGGSEGSGGSGDDSDAGGGPNSANGGAGPSGSGSSGSLPRTGAALAGLVAVATAACVAGGATMRLARRRSTTR
- a CDS encoding heme/hemin ABC transporter substrate-binding protein codes for the protein MSPSPRNARRSVAVALLLPVLGLLGCVPTVEPDDESGTASSDVPELAENRTQPLDETADPELPVTVPSVDLDSVASGADAEELTYEDVEVTDTSRILPLTGMIAEVVFTLGLGDNVVGRDAAADFVEAEDLPVVSEGHDVSPENALAQEPTVILADTWTGPPEALDQLQASGIPLVILEEAWTFDDMYPRFERVAEALGVPELGTRLVERTQSQMEEVGENAPTGDPLSVAFLYLRGTAGVYLLGGRGSGADALIEEVGAVDAGVEIGLEEPFTPITTEALISAQPDVLLVMSNGLESVGGVDGLAEIPGIAQTPAGQEGRVIDMPDGVLLNYGPRTPQVVAALAEELYGADEDTDGGDTTGAEDGQ
- a CDS encoding FecCD family ABC transporter permease, with product MTLRVADRASESPQRHLRGPAVLTTLAVGLVAVAVVASGLGAYPVPPAEVLGSILHRAGLDLGPRPDQVAETVLWEVRFPRVLLALGVGAALGCAGAMMQGIFGNPLAEPGVIGISSGAAVGAILVIFSGLSVLGYWTIIASGFVFGLATTLFVYLFARSQGRTEVVTLLLTGIAVNAVAGAAIGLMINFSQSAEIQSITFWQLGSVGAANWPKVWALLPCLALGFLAVPIYARRLDLLALGEGSARHLGVNVERMRLWLIVALALLTSAAVAFAGIVSFVGLVVPHIVRMLAGPGHRVLLPASVLGGALLVAADLAARTVAAPAEIPLGVVTALIGGPFFFWLLRRARGRQGGWA
- a CDS encoding heme ABC transporter ATP-binding protein — protein: MRTLSRMAREALSRAGLRFAGPPPATTPGETVLSAHGVTVRYGSHTVLDDVDIDITAGELVCLVGPNGAGKSTLLSVLSGDTGRSARGGAVLLHGRPIQEFTAAELALRRSVLSQDHAVSFPFPVGEIVAMGRAPWAGLRSPEEDESIVARAMEATDITHLAHRRFPTLSGGERARVALARVIAQEAPVTLWDEPTAALDIRHQEMVLRMAREHTRRGDAVVVVLHDLDLAAAYADRVAIVSDARIAAFGAPEKVFTAPLLGRVYQQDVEIVSHPRTGIPLVQPVREGVTPPGIT
- a CDS encoding class E sortase — encoded protein: MTSTADRYVGRRRYGGDGRYGSPREPRTGGDYVRGAVRVFGELLFTAGVIMLLFAGYQVYGKQFATNAEQDRLVQAMNDGFEGDVEAEPLPGEAHSRMYLPTLGMDWVVVNGVTQADIEYGPGHYPGTANPGEIGNYAIAGHRVPAVFWDADLLNDGDEIVLEGADAFYSYEVVESLTVTPDQVQVVDPNPYDPGAEPDRALLTITTCAPKLSNSHRLVVHAELVSEHDKEDGVPASIQDMVGEA